The following are encoded together in the Bradymonas sediminis genome:
- a CDS encoding HAD family hydrolase translates to MSAAAEESHKHKKPKRPTAAFYDVDGTLISTNVVHAYAYYAMNSPMMSKKLSKTAGLLASLPAYWLADKFDRRLFNVHFYKNYAGFSEDRLVVLGEEIFENVIRPNIFEGARSLVAKSKEQGHRQVLITGAIDVITAPLADFLGVDDFVANRLEMKDGIATGRLLKPVLAGASKALWVRQYGEKHGLDLDGSFAYADSGSDIPLLSVVGHPCAVNPDFRMRTNARAYDWPILNLK, encoded by the coding sequence ATGAGTGCAGCAGCCGAAGAGTCCCATAAACATAAGAAGCCAAAGAGGCCGACCGCCGCGTTTTACGACGTCGACGGCACGCTGATTTCGACCAATGTCGTGCACGCCTACGCGTATTACGCGATGAACTCGCCGATGATGAGCAAGAAGTTGAGCAAGACGGCGGGGCTTTTGGCGAGCTTGCCGGCGTATTGGCTGGCCGACAAATTCGACCGACGCCTCTTTAACGTGCATTTTTATAAGAATTACGCCGGGTTCTCCGAAGATCGTCTCGTCGTTCTGGGCGAAGAGATCTTTGAGAATGTCATTCGCCCCAATATCTTTGAGGGTGCGCGCTCGCTCGTGGCCAAGTCCAAGGAGCAGGGGCACCGGCAGGTGCTGATCACCGGGGCGATTGACGTCATCACCGCCCCGCTGGCGGACTTTTTGGGCGTGGATGACTTCGTGGCAAACCGCCTCGAGATGAAGGACGGCATCGCGACCGGGCGCCTGCTCAAGCCGGTGCTCGCCGGCGCGTCGAAGGCGCTGTGGGTGCGCCAATACGGCGAGAAACACGGGCTGGATTTGGACGGCTCCTTTGCCTATGCCGACAGCGGCTCCGACATCCCGCTGCTCTCGGTCGTCGGGCACCCCTGCGCGGTCAACCCGGACTTTCGCATGCGCACCAACGCGCGCGCCTACGATTGGCCGATCTTAAATCTAAAATAG
- a CDS encoding REP-associated tyrosine transposase: protein MDGDVFRGWYSRGYLPHFDSDSVPQMVTYRLADSLPHSVVRRLLNETTQGDPERRERYEALLDGGYGACVLRQPENAQIVIDAWEFYDGSRYRLLDWCVMPNHVHITYERPTVGLSTLVKAWKTYTSKQIKTRLGTHGDGEALWQAGFFDRFARDARHLFHMQCYIWLNPVRAGLVDDPFEWPYSSIHNHARFRPSIMRWWEQQKERFWDGGGY, encoded by the coding sequence ATGGATGGCGACGTGTTTCGAGGGTGGTATAGCCGTGGGTATTTGCCGCATTTTGATAGTGACTCCGTGCCGCAAATGGTGACGTATCGGCTGGCGGATTCGCTGCCTCATTCGGTGGTGCGGCGTCTTCTCAATGAGACAACGCAAGGCGACCCGGAGCGTCGGGAGCGCTATGAAGCGTTGCTTGACGGTGGGTACGGGGCGTGTGTGTTGCGACAGCCTGAGAACGCTCAAATCGTTATCGACGCTTGGGAATTCTATGACGGCTCGCGCTATCGACTCTTGGATTGGTGCGTTATGCCCAATCACGTTCATATTACCTATGAGCGACCCACGGTTGGCTTATCAACCCTTGTCAAAGCGTGGAAGACCTATACGTCGAAGCAGATCAAAACGCGCTTGGGAACTCACGGGGATGGGGAGGCGTTGTGGCAGGCGGGCTTTTTTGACCGCTTTGCCCGCGATGCGCGGCATCTCTTTCATATGCAATGCTATATTTGGCTGAATCCAGTTCGGGCTGGCTTGGTCGATGACCCTTTCGAATGGCCATATTCGAGTATTCATAACCATGCGCGCTTTCGGCCGTCGATTATGCGTTGGTGGGAGCAGCAAAAAGAGCGGTTTTGGGATGGGGGCGGTTATTGA
- the udk gene encoding uridine kinase — protein MTVNLKPSLELPIIVGIAGGTGSGKTTLARKVQAGLGSKSVSIQHDWYYHDQSDIPFEERGKGNFDHPHSLDNELLVEHLQALKAGKSIEAPQYDFTQHTRFKETVAIDPLPVVIVEGILIFALPELREAFDIKLFVDTDADIRAFRRIRRDIRERGRDFESIREQYYETVRPMHLEFVEPSKRWADLIIPEGGNNSIALDVIIERLRQFLEV, from the coding sequence ATGACAGTCAATCTTAAGCCATCACTCGAACTTCCCATTATCGTCGGTATCGCGGGCGGCACCGGGTCGGGGAAGACAACGCTGGCGCGCAAGGTCCAGGCCGGGCTGGGCAGCAAGAGCGTGTCGATTCAGCACGATTGGTATTATCACGACCAGAGCGACATCCCCTTCGAGGAGCGCGGCAAGGGTAATTTTGACCACCCCCACAGCCTCGACAACGAGCTGTTGGTGGAGCATCTGCAGGCGCTGAAAGCGGGTAAATCGATCGAGGCGCCCCAATACGATTTCACCCAGCACACGCGGTTTAAAGAGACCGTGGCGATCGACCCGCTGCCGGTGGTCATCGTCGAGGGGATCTTGATCTTCGCGCTGCCCGAGCTGCGCGAGGCGTTTGATATCAAGCTCTTTGTCGACACCGACGCCGATATCCGGGCGTTCCGCCGGATTCGCCGCGATATCCGTGAGCGTGGGCGCGATTTTGAGTCCATCCGGGAGCAATATTACGAGACGGTGCGCCCGATGCACCTGGAGTTCGTGGAGCCGTCGAAGCGCTGGGCGGATCTGATCATCCCGGAGGGTGGCAATAACTCGATCGCGCTCGACGTGATCATCGAGCGGTTGCGCCAATTTTTGGAAGTGTGA